A single region of the Flavobacteriales bacterium genome encodes:
- a CDS encoding DUF4293 domain-containing protein, which yields MIQRIQSLFLLLVILCLGAMFLTDIASIGDTILDVHGIQGADVEPFLPFPISGLVIGVILLTAFVLFSFKNRKRQLMLGRLNYLLILTMVVLIFLSISDLQEKLENTDPNPYHLAAYLPIIALGFHLLANRAIKRDEELVKSLDRLR from the coding sequence ATGATTCAGCGGATCCAATCCCTCTTTCTTTTACTGGTAATCCTTTGTTTAGGTGCAATGTTCTTAACGGATATCGCATCTATCGGAGACACTATACTTGATGTACACGGCATCCAAGGAGCTGATGTGGAACCTTTCTTGCCCTTCCCGATCTCAGGACTGGTCATAGGAGTGATACTGTTGACCGCTTTCGTGCTTTTCTCTTTTAAGAATAGGAAACGGCAACTGATGCTGGGAAGACTGAATTATCTTCTCATCCTGACGATGGTCGTTCTCATCTTCCTGAGTATTTCCGACCTACAGGAGAAACTAGAAAATACCGACCCCAACCCTTACCATCTGGCAGCCTATCTACCGATCATCGCCTTGGGCTTCCACCTTCTCGCCAACCGAGCTATCAAACGAGACGAAGAACTGGTGAAGTCATTGGACCGACTTCGCTGA
- the rho gene encoding transcription termination factor Rho — protein sequence MFDIIELNGMKVTELQETAEKLNIKNYKSLKKQELIYKILDEQAVNPVKLKEEQEQEEAKKEEPKKDSKPKESRSKDSSNKDKEQDDKPKSRRDHKDSSNKGSERKDSENKDSDRKGDQKRGEKKDDNRERKNGRDRDKDRKKKEHPPKGSDDYGYNFDGLIVQEGVLEIMSDGYGFLRSSDYNYLNSPDDVYVSQSQIKLFGLKTGDTVKGSIRPPRVGEKYFPLIKVDSINGRDPEFVRDRVPFKFLTPLFPDEKLNLAGDNKNISTRIMDLFAPIGKGQRGMIVSQPKTGKTVLLKDVANAIAKNHPEVYLIILLIDERPEEVTDMARSVNAEVVASTFDEPAERHVKIANIVLEKAKRLTECGHDVCILLDSITRLARAYNTVSPASGKVLTGGVDANALQKPKSFFGAARKIENGGSLTILATALTETGSKMDEVIFEEFKGTGNMELQLDRKLANKRVYPAIDIPASGTRREDLLMDKEVLQRVWILRKHLSDMNSIEAMEFIKDRVMQTQNNEEFLISMNG from the coding sequence ATGTTTGACATTATCGAGTTGAACGGTATGAAAGTGACCGAGCTTCAGGAAACTGCCGAGAAGCTGAACATCAAGAACTACAAGTCCCTCAAAAAGCAAGAGCTCATCTATAAGATACTGGATGAGCAAGCGGTGAATCCGGTCAAGCTCAAAGAAGAGCAAGAGCAGGAGGAAGCCAAGAAGGAGGAACCGAAAAAAGATTCCAAACCCAAAGAGAGTCGTTCCAAAGATTCTTCCAATAAGGACAAGGAACAGGATGACAAGCCCAAATCCCGCAGGGACCACAAGGACTCATCCAACAAAGGCTCTGAAAGGAAAGACTCTGAGAACAAGGACTCCGACCGTAAAGGAGATCAGAAACGCGGAGAGAAGAAAGACGACAATCGCGAGCGCAAGAACGGTCGTGATAGGGACAAGGACCGCAAGAAGAAAGAGCATCCACCCAAAGGGAGCGATGACTATGGCTACAATTTCGATGGGCTGATCGTCCAAGAAGGAGTGCTGGAGATCATGAGCGATGGTTATGGATTCCTGCGTTCTTCCGACTACAACTATCTGAACTCACCGGATGATGTCTACGTGAGCCAATCGCAGATAAAACTGTTCGGACTCAAGACTGGAGATACGGTCAAAGGGAGTATCCGTCCTCCTCGAGTGGGAGAGAAGTATTTCCCTCTCATCAAAGTTGATAGCATCAATGGACGTGATCCGGAATTCGTACGCGACCGTGTTCCATTCAAGTTCTTGACACCTCTTTTTCCAGATGAGAAATTGAATCTGGCCGGGGATAACAAGAACATCTCTACACGCATCATGGACCTATTTGCCCCTATCGGGAAAGGCCAGCGTGGAATGATCGTTTCACAGCCCAAGACCGGTAAGACGGTCCTTCTCAAGGATGTGGCCAATGCCATCGCCAAGAATCACCCAGAGGTCTACCTCATCATCCTACTGATCGATGAGCGTCCGGAAGAGGTGACGGATATGGCGCGATCGGTCAATGCAGAAGTAGTGGCTTCTACCTTCGATGAGCCGGCCGAGCGTCATGTGAAGATCGCCAATATCGTACTGGAGAAGGCCAAGAGACTCACCGAGTGTGGACACGATGTGTGCATACTTCTGGATTCCATCACCCGTTTGGCCCGTGCCTATAACACGGTATCGCCTGCTTCAGGTAAGGTGCTGACCGGTGGTGTGGATGCCAATGCATTGCAGAAGCCGAAGAGCTTCTTCGGAGCGGCCCGAAAGATCGAGAACGGTGGTTCATTGACCATTCTGGCCACAGCACTTACAGAGACCGGATCCAAGATGGATGAAGTCATCTTCGAGGAATTCAAGGGAACAGGTAACATGGAATTGCAGCTGGATCGTAAGCTCGCCAACAAGCGTGTCTATCCGGCCATCGATATTCCGGCTTCCGGTACACGAAGAGAAGATCTCTTGATGGACAAGGAAGTCCTACAACGTGTGTGGATCCTGCGTAAGCATCTGAGCGACATGAACTCGATAGAGGCCATGGAATTCATCAAGGACAGGGTGATGCAGACACAGAACAATGAGGAGTTCCTCATTTCTATGAATGGCTGA
- a CDS encoding DUF4199 domain-containing protein, whose amino-acid sequence MMRLSIILVFVWLVFKSAMLQFGYESERIGVILNILFLVIIIFMAVRNLRKDLAFFEMLKAGMRPAAVYIILITLAIFIYYSWLDPGHMPGVIESNIDAIEQTIDDEGGYEAFAKNHGPLESADRGEYLEKQREGFQMLFSPFARASQSLLALTMLALIYSLMMIGFYKVGKRFIQE is encoded by the coding sequence ATGATGAGACTGTCGATCATTTTGGTATTCGTCTGGCTGGTATTCAAGTCGGCCATGCTACAATTCGGCTATGAGAGTGAACGCATTGGCGTGATCCTCAACATACTCTTCTTGGTCATCATCATCTTCATGGCGGTACGCAATCTGAGAAAGGATCTTGCCTTCTTCGAGATGCTCAAGGCTGGAATGCGTCCTGCGGCCGTCTATATCATCCTGATCACCTTGGCGATCTTCATCTACTATTCCTGGTTGGATCCTGGTCATATGCCCGGGGTGATAGAGAGTAATATCGATGCCATCGAGCAGACCATCGATGATGAGGGTGGATACGAGGCCTTTGCGAAGAACCACGGCCCTTTGGAATCGGCCGATCGGGGTGAGTATCTAGAAAAACAGCGCGAGGGATTTCAGATGTTGTTCTCCCCTTTTGCTAGGGCCTCCCAGAGTCTCCTTGCCTTGACCATGTTGGCCTTGATCTACTCGCTGATGATGATCGGATTCTACAAGGTGGGCAAAAGATTCATCCAGGAATGA
- a CDS encoding peptidoglycan synthetase, with protein MRVHFIAIGGAAMHNLAIALHRKGYQVTGSDDKIFDPSRARLQREGILPAEMGWHPERINEELDAIILGMHAREDNPELARAKELGLTIYSYPEYLFQQSKEKQRVVIGGSHGKTSITAMILHVLQDQGVPCDYMVGAQLDGFDCMVKLSDAPMIILEGDEYLSSPIDRRPKFHLYRPHVAVLSGIAWDHINVFPTFENYVEQFRLFIDTIEEGGTLIYYAEDPELKQIAQSIRANIVTHPYSTHPHRIDQGVTHLEDGSESYPLEVFGQHNLQNLNAALHVCLSLGLSKEQFYTSISGFSGAARRLELVKKNAHSVFYKDFAHSPSKLKATTDALKEQYPERELIACMELHTFSSLNKDFLSQYAGSMAKADKALVFFDPSVVAQKRLEAIDAQEIEQAFATANVTAYERSEEILTALRQMDWHNRNLLLMTSGNFNGLDIPALADELIPG; from the coding sequence GGCATCCTACCCGCTGAGATGGGCTGGCATCCGGAACGCATCAATGAGGAATTGGATGCGATCATTCTAGGCATGCACGCCAGAGAAGACAACCCCGAACTGGCCCGGGCCAAGGAGCTGGGACTGACCATCTACTCGTATCCAGAATATCTATTCCAGCAGTCCAAGGAGAAGCAACGCGTAGTGATCGGTGGGAGTCACGGGAAGACCAGTATCACTGCAATGATCCTACATGTACTCCAGGATCAAGGTGTCCCGTGCGATTATATGGTGGGGGCTCAGTTGGATGGCTTTGACTGTATGGTCAAGTTGAGCGATGCTCCCATGATCATTCTAGAAGGGGATGAATACCTCTCTTCCCCGATCGACCGCAGACCCAAGTTCCATCTCTATCGACCGCATGTGGCGGTATTGAGCGGCATTGCATGGGACCATATCAATGTCTTTCCCACATTTGAGAACTATGTGGAGCAATTCAGGCTGTTCATCGATACCATTGAAGAAGGCGGCACCCTCATCTACTATGCTGAAGATCCTGAGCTCAAGCAGATCGCTCAAAGTATACGCGCAAACATCGTGACCCATCCGTACAGCACACATCCCCATAGGATAGACCAAGGCGTCACCCATCTCGAGGATGGATCGGAGTCCTATCCGCTAGAGGTCTTCGGTCAACACAATCTGCAGAATCTCAATGCAGCCCTGCATGTATGCCTGAGTCTGGGTCTCAGTAAGGAACAATTCTATACCAGCATCAGTGGATTCAGTGGAGCAGCCCGTAGACTGGAACTGGTCAAGAAGAATGCGCATAGCGTGTTCTACAAGGATTTTGCCCACAGTCCTTCTAAGTTGAAGGCGACCACTGATGCCCTTAAAGAACAATATCCCGAGCGGGAATTAATCGCCTGCATGGAGCTACACACCTTCTCTTCCCTCAATAAAGATTTCCTTTCACAGTATGCCGGCAGCATGGCCAAAGCAGACAAGGCCTTGGTCTTCTTCGACCCTTCCGTGGTCGCTCAGAAGCGGTTGGAAGCCATCGATGCGCAGGAAATCGAGCAGGCCTTTGCCACTGCCAATGTCACTGCCTATGAACGCTCGGAAGAGATCCTCACGGCATTGAGGCAGATGGACTGGCACAATAGGAATCTACTTCTGATGACCTCCGGGAATTTCAACGGATTGGATATACCGGCCTTGGCCGATGAACTCATTCCTGGATGA